The nucleotide sequence ACCTCTTCTGCATTATTAGCGACAACTACAGTAAAAGTCTTCGTTTCTTGTTCATCACCTAAAACTAAAGTTGCGGTTAACTCTACAGTTTCATCATATAATTGCTGTGTTACTTTTCCATCTGCTGTAACAACATCTGTATTTGACGAAGCCCATGTAATCGTTACATCACCATCAGAAGTGATCAACTCAAGGTCAGAAGTTACTTGACTTGCTTCTTCACCATCTGCAAATCCTACTTGTAAATGTTCTTTGCTATCACTGATTACTTTTGAAGCATTATTCAATACTGTTAATGTAAATTCTTTTGTATCTGACAACTCTCCTAAAGTCACTGTAGCAGTTAATTTCACAGTTTGATTAGTCGTCTGTGGGGTCACCACACCTGCAGAAGTAACTACTTCTTCATTATCAGAGACCCAAGAAATTGTTGTTTCATTTAAACCTGTGCTAGGTAGCGTAACATCAGACTCAACTGATTGAGCATCTTCTTCATTGGCATATGTAATTTCTACTGCTTCTACTGCTTCATTTAGCAAAGAAGAATTGCTTCTTACTGTAGTCAGATCAAATTCTTTTGTTGTAGATAAATCTCCTAATGAAATTGTTGCTGTTAACTTTCCTGTTACTGTTTCATCACCTAATGTTACTACTCCTTCAGCAGTGATGTTTGTATGAGTACTCTCCCAATTAACTGTTGTCTCATATAAAGATGTCGTTGGCAATACTATGTCCTCAGATACTTGATCAGCAGCATCACCTTCAGCAAACTCAATAGCAACATCTTCTTTAGCTGCCGCTAATTTTGCATTGTCTGAGGCTAACACAGTTAATTTAAATTCTTTATTGATTGAAAAATCTCCTTGAGAAATTTGAGCTGTTAATGTGACCTCTGTGTCTTCTACAATTTCTGTAACCACAGCAGAACCATCTGTAATTGTAATAACATCTGTATTACTAGATACCCAAGCTATAGAAGTACCATAACCTAATGCATCCGTAATAACCACTTCAAAATCACTTTCGATGGTTGTGGCTGTTTCTCCATCTGCAAAAGTGAGTGATAAACTCTCTGCTACTAATTTTGCTTGCCCTTCATTTGCACTTACTTCTTTTAAAACAGCATTATCAAAAACAAATGTTCCTGTATTTCCACCTACTTGTAATAACAATCTCCAAGATGTTAAACCAGCAGGTGTTTCAACTACTGAAGTAACATCAGCGGCTGTTGGCGTAACTTCCATGTTTCTACTGTTACTGTTGATGTAGTTGCTTTCTGCATCTCTTCCTGACACCTGATATCTTAGAGTGATCGTTTCATCGATGGCTGTATATACATTTGAAGTTACTTCGAAATATTTTTTTTCTAAAGTAGCCTCATTAAATGGGTACCATTGAGTCCTTATCACTAAGTTAGGTAACGATGCTCCTCCATTTGTGATTTCTAACTTTCCAGCATTCGAAGCGTTTTCTGCATGAACAGTACTACTGTACGTAAAATCAGATTCGCTTACTTGTCCAGCATTAAAGCTTGTTTCCCAACCTACAGTCTCCCCTAACTCAAGGTCTGCATTTACTATTATTGCATTACCACTTTCATCTGTATAAGGTAATACGCTTACTGTAAAATCTTTATCTAATGTAGTCGTATTTAGTGTTACTGAAGCTGTCAATGTCACTTCTGTTGTTTGATCTCCTCTCACAACATTTCCGTTAGCACTAATCACATCAGAATGAGATGACTCCCACGCTACTGTTGTATTATTTAGTCCTACAGTAGGTAGCGATACATCATACATAATTCCTAAACCATCTTTTGGATCATTGTTATCAAAAGTAATTTTCAGATCTTCAATAGCTTCTTGTACTAATTCTTCATCCGTTTTTTCTGGAGCAACTTCTAGTACAATATTATCAACAACTACATCATCAACTGTACCTCCTAACTGAAGTAAAACAATCCATTTTGTTGCCCCTGCAGGTACCGCTAACTGAGACGTGAATGTCTGATTGTCTGTTGTTATTGTAAATTCTTCTGACTGGATTTTATTTGATCCCGACTCCCACTGAATCATATATTTCAATCTTCCTTCTTGTGAGCCGTACACATCTGCAGATAATTGGAAAACTGTTTCTTCAGCCAATGCCTCTGTAAAGTTTACAAAACCTCCAGACTTCAACTGAATATTTGAGAGGTTTAATTTTTCGTTTTCCTCGTTCACCGGAATAGCGATCTGATAAGCACCCGATGCATTGTCTTTATGAGTAATTAATGAACCTACAGGTGGGTTAGCAATACCGCTCTTATTAGTAACAATCCAAGGAGCTTCTGTTGATTCGAAATTCCCATTATCTATTAAATTATTTTGTGAGAAACCTTGAGTACAAATCAAGGTCAATAAAAAAAATACTGTAGATATAATATTCTTCATATTCATACTAGTTTTAAATGCTTAGAGAGATTAAAGTTTTTGTTGTGTTTATAAGTAATAATCGATGACTCAAATGTCGAGGATTAACGTTTTTAGCAGGTGTATTTTTCGTTCTCACAGGGTTGAAAATGGTTCTAATTATCGCTAAATCATTGATTTTGACATGATTTGAGACGTTTCAATGAAATTTTCAATAAAAAAGGCCTCTAACTCAGTTTCCTGAATTAGAGGCCTTTTCATTTATTTTTTATCAATTAACTATTGATATTTAGATCAAAAAGGTCAGTAATTATTTTACCCATTTTTTGTCCTTCTTTTTTATTGGCTGAAGCTGTCGCTTTCAACTGAAGAACAGGAACCTTCATGATTTTATTTAGTAAGTTCTTTGTGATTTTATCCACTTGCTTCTTCTCTTTGTTAGAAAGATCTGAAGAGTACTTTTCAATTTCCTTTTCTCTTATTTCTTCAAGTGTGTTTTTCAACCCTTTAATAATTGGAGAAAACTCCATTTCCTGTGTACGCTTATTGAACTCCGTTAGAGAGGCTTCAATAATCGTTTCTACTTGAGGAATCGAATTTAATCTTCTTTCTAATGCTTTAGTTGCTCTAGCATTGATATCGTCTACAGTATATACCAATACTCCAGGGATTGTCTCTACATCTACAGCAACCGATCTAGGTACCGACAAGTCCAAGAAACACTTGAACGCCAAAATATCTAAATCAGCAACATTCTCTTTATGGAAGTAATCGGCAATTGGTAAAGAAGAGATAATCACATCCGCTTCTTTTGCAGCTGTCCAAAGTTCTTCAAAAGGTCTGGTCTTATAACCCGTTTCTGTTGCCAATTCTTCAGCTACTGAGAAAGTACGGTTCA is from Flammeovirga agarivorans and encodes:
- a CDS encoding T9SS type A sorting domain-containing protein, yielding MKNIISTVFFLLTLICTQGFSQNNLIDNGNFESTEAPWIVTNKSGIANPPVGSLITHKDNASGAYQIAIPVNEENEKLNLSNIQLKSGGFVNFTEALAEETVFQLSADVYGSQEGRLKYMIQWESGSNKIQSEEFTITTDNQTFTSQLAVPAGATKWIVLLQLGGTVDDVVVDNIVLEVAPEKTDEELVQEAIEDLKITFDNNDPKDGLGIMYDVSLPTVGLNNTTVAWESSHSDVISANGNVVRGDQTTEVTLTASVTLNTTTLDKDFTVSVLPYTDESGNAIIVNADLELGETVGWETSFNAGQVSESDFTYSSTVHAENASNAGKLEITNGGASLPNLVIRTQWYPFNEATLEKKYFEVTSNVYTAIDETITLRYQVSGRDAESNYINSNSRNMEVTPTAADVTSVVETPAGLTSWRLLLQVGGNTGTFVFDNAVLKEVSANEGQAKLVAESLSLTFADGETATTIESDFEVVITDALGYGTSIAWVSSNTDVITITDGSAVVTEIVEDTEVTLTAQISQGDFSINKEFKLTVLASDNAKLAAAKEDVAIEFAEGDAADQVSEDIVLPTTSLYETTVNWESTHTNITAEGVVTLGDETVTGKLTATISLGDLSTTKEFDLTTVRSNSSLLNEAVEAVEITYANEEDAQSVESDVTLPSTGLNETTISWVSDNEEVVTSAGVVTPQTTNQTVKLTATVTLGELSDTKEFTLTVLNNASKVISDSKEHLQVGFADGEEASQVTSDLELITSDGDVTITWASSNTDVVTADGKVTQQLYDETVELTATLVLGDEQETKTFTVVVANNAEEVVNDALANVQITYANGEDNTSVISDITLSGDVNEVTVSWSSSDEEVITNAGAVTRAEEDKNVTMTATLSAGDATTTKTFDLTVLMEEQIPTSVEDELLELVVFPNPSSDLITIRSEVQINTLEVFDMLGRQIELSKEGTEFLKKINISGLPKGNYILKVNQQSRVFIKQ